In Mycetocola zhujimingii, one DNA window encodes the following:
- a CDS encoding FAD-dependent oxidoreductase, giving the protein MVDYYADPETIPMLSDAQWSRLTQHATRSDVAAGEQIIATGHENYPMILVESGELELVRDSLWWLDEEVLALIGPGHFAGELGLLNGQRAFLSVRAKAPSRIWRLEAAALRQALSEDDELGDLILHSLWARRESLRKGSAALTLKFVGVGDSREFLALQRFAERLDLIHTALALELEPDATISHPGFEWEAEDLPVAFIQGEAFVRATPAVVAEQLGLSYEPTSEGAVDLVVIGGGPAGLAAAIYGASEGLNTLLLEAVAPGGQAGATSRIENFLGFPFGVSGASLIGQATLQAIKFGVRVFAPCAASGLRSTGDGLEVVLTDGKVIRARSAVVTSGAAYKRLHLDRWDFFERTSIYYAATALELRQVHGAPVVVAGGGNSAGQAALYLASNGCDVHLVVRGGDLGERMSSYLVDRIVDDPRIHLHPSSNIVGLDGEHTLEAVHIDTAGTVEARGLFCFIGADPATGWIGGLDCDEDGFIRTGTDISQQTLQRWQDLGREPLPFETSTPRVFAAGDVRRGSMKRVAAAVGEGSSAIASVHRVLA; this is encoded by the coding sequence ATGGTCGACTACTACGCGGATCCTGAAACCATCCCGATGCTCAGCGACGCGCAGTGGTCGCGACTGACGCAACACGCGACGCGTTCCGACGTCGCAGCTGGCGAGCAGATCATCGCGACGGGTCACGAGAACTATCCGATGATCCTCGTCGAGTCTGGTGAACTCGAACTCGTTCGAGACTCTCTCTGGTGGCTCGATGAAGAGGTGCTGGCACTCATCGGGCCGGGCCACTTTGCCGGTGAACTCGGGCTGCTCAACGGTCAGCGCGCATTCCTGTCCGTGAGGGCAAAGGCCCCCAGCCGGATCTGGCGTCTGGAAGCCGCCGCGCTCCGGCAGGCGCTCTCCGAGGACGACGAACTTGGGGACCTCATCCTGCACTCTCTGTGGGCGCGCCGCGAGTCGCTTCGGAAGGGCTCGGCGGCGCTGACCCTGAAATTCGTGGGCGTCGGTGACTCCCGTGAATTTCTTGCGCTCCAGCGGTTTGCGGAACGCCTGGACCTCATTCACACGGCACTGGCACTCGAACTCGAACCGGATGCGACCATTTCGCACCCCGGCTTTGAGTGGGAGGCGGAGGACCTGCCGGTGGCCTTTATTCAAGGCGAAGCCTTCGTTCGAGCGACTCCCGCCGTGGTCGCTGAGCAACTCGGGCTCAGTTATGAGCCGACGAGTGAGGGCGCAGTGGACCTCGTCGTGATCGGCGGTGGACCGGCGGGACTGGCAGCGGCCATCTACGGCGCATCCGAGGGGCTCAATACACTTCTTCTGGAAGCCGTTGCGCCTGGCGGTCAGGCCGGGGCGACCTCGCGCATCGAGAACTTCCTCGGATTCCCCTTCGGAGTCAGCGGGGCGTCGCTGATCGGACAGGCGACGCTCCAGGCGATCAAGTTCGGCGTGCGGGTGTTCGCGCCCTGCGCGGCATCCGGTTTGCGTTCCACCGGCGATGGACTCGAGGTGGTGCTGACGGACGGGAAGGTGATTCGCGCGCGCTCGGCCGTCGTGACATCCGGTGCCGCCTACAAGCGACTCCACCTGGACCGGTGGGACTTCTTTGAGCGAACCAGCATCTACTATGCCGCGACGGCCCTGGAACTGAGGCAGGTGCACGGGGCTCCGGTCGTCGTCGCCGGCGGCGGGAACTCGGCCGGTCAGGCAGCGCTGTATCTCGCGAGCAACGGCTGCGACGTTCACCTGGTGGTGCGCGGCGGCGACCTCGGCGAGCGGATGTCGTCGTACCTGGTCGACCGAATCGTTGACGACCCACGAATCCACCTTCACCCCTCGTCGAACATCGTCGGGCTTGACGGCGAGCACACCCTCGAAGCCGTGCACATCGATACCGCCGGAACGGTTGAGGCGCGCGGACTGTTCTGTTTCATCGGCGCTGACCCGGCGACCGGCTGGATCGGCGGCCTCGATTGTGATGAGGACGGATTCATCCGGACCGGAACCGACATCTCGCAGCAGACGCTGCAACGCTGGCAAGACCTGGGGCGGGAACCTCTGCCGTTCGAGACCTCGACCCCTCGCGTGTTCGCGGCCGGGGATGTCCGCCGCGGGTCGATGAAGCGCGTCGCCGCCGCTGTCGGTGAGGGGTCGAGCGCGATCGCCTCAGTTCATCGGGTGCTCGCGTGA
- a CDS encoding PadR family transcriptional regulator produces the protein MGNSFPAGGFPAGGFGAGIPTDGMWQFMEQLRSTFDKQRPSGRMGRGDVRAAVLALLAEKPMHGYQIIREIEERSNGSWKPSAGSVYPTLQLLADEGLIASEESNGRKTYSLTEAGRAVTVDSGSTAPWETTGANDKSGVTALPKAGVELAQAAAQVGRTGSPEQIREAVAVLDEARRRLYSILAQD, from the coding sequence ATGGGCAACTCATTCCCCGCAGGAGGATTCCCCGCAGGAGGATTCGGCGCAGGCATCCCCACGGACGGCATGTGGCAATTCATGGAGCAGCTGCGATCCACCTTCGACAAACAACGTCCAAGCGGTCGGATGGGCCGTGGTGACGTCCGGGCCGCTGTACTCGCGCTGCTCGCAGAGAAGCCGATGCACGGCTACCAGATCATCCGCGAGATCGAGGAGCGCAGCAACGGCAGCTGGAAGCCGAGCGCCGGCTCGGTGTACCCGACACTGCAACTGCTCGCCGACGAAGGGCTGATCGCGTCAGAGGAATCGAATGGCCGCAAGACCTATTCCCTGACCGAGGCCGGGCGCGCGGTGACCGTCGACTCCGGCAGCACAGCGCCGTGGGAGACGACGGGCGCGAACGACAAGTCCGGGGTCACCGCGCTGCCGAAGGCAGGCGTTGAACTTGCCCAGGCGGCCGCACAGGTGGGTCGAACCGGGTCGCCGGAGCAGATCCGGGAAGCGGTCGCGGTGCTCGACGAGGCGCGGCGGCGGCTCTACTCGATTCTCGCCCAGGACTGA
- a CDS encoding ABC1 kinase family protein: MPSVRQDRGHSPSGAGNTRARYRRILRFAGWNLAVTWWYELVLPRIGLRRVADSTRTRRMQRFARRFHVLAVDLGGLMIKVGQFLSSRLDVLPPEITAELEGLQDEVPPVPFAAIRTLAEAELGVRLELAFQWIDETPVAAASLGQAHRATLGALDTADTGLTGAVIKVQRPGIDEIVDVDLAALRKVGGWLSHVRLVSDRVDAPALVEEFAVTSLEEIDYLHEAMNAERFAADFAGDDRVAVPAVVWERTTRRVLTLEDVTAIKINDTDALRAAGIEPGDVASVFATVMFDQLFTNGFFHADPHPGNIFVTPIDAPPGQRSWKLTFIDFGMMGEVSASTRAGLRKLLIAAASRDGKGLVDAMGSVGVLLPTAETAELERAMVQLFARFGGMGFAELRDVDPREFRDFAIEFGDVVRSLPFQLPENFLLVIRAMSLTSGVCSSLDPKFNLWDSIEPYATQLLRDEGGNVVKDAAQQVLDVAGLALRLPRRLDDLITRFHDGTVSVQSSALDRRVARLERIAQRAVSAILFAGLLVGGALVRDADAVFGTVLMAVSAVPLLHALFAPRR, from the coding sequence GTGCCGTCGGTTCGCCAGGATCGAGGACATTCGCCGTCCGGAGCTGGAAATACGCGTGCCCGGTACCGCCGCATCCTGCGGTTCGCCGGGTGGAATCTCGCGGTGACGTGGTGGTACGAACTCGTGCTCCCGCGCATCGGATTGCGGAGGGTCGCCGACAGCACGCGAACACGGCGGATGCAGCGCTTCGCACGGCGCTTCCACGTGCTCGCGGTCGACCTCGGCGGGCTGATGATCAAGGTCGGCCAGTTCCTATCGTCCCGGCTCGACGTCCTGCCGCCGGAGATCACGGCCGAACTCGAGGGGCTGCAGGACGAAGTGCCCCCCGTGCCCTTCGCCGCCATCCGGACCCTCGCCGAAGCGGAACTCGGCGTGCGGCTCGAGTTGGCGTTCCAGTGGATCGACGAGACGCCCGTTGCAGCGGCATCCCTCGGCCAGGCCCATCGCGCCACCCTCGGTGCGCTCGATACCGCCGACACGGGGCTGACCGGCGCCGTGATCAAGGTGCAGCGCCCCGGTATCGACGAGATCGTCGACGTTGACCTGGCCGCGCTGCGTAAGGTGGGCGGGTGGCTCAGCCACGTGCGTCTCGTGTCCGACCGTGTTGACGCGCCCGCGCTGGTGGAGGAGTTCGCGGTCACGAGTCTCGAGGAGATCGATTACCTGCACGAAGCGATGAATGCGGAGCGGTTCGCGGCCGATTTCGCCGGCGACGACCGGGTGGCCGTTCCCGCCGTGGTGTGGGAGCGCACGACCCGGCGGGTGCTCACGCTCGAAGACGTGACGGCGATCAAAATCAACGATACGGATGCCCTCCGTGCGGCCGGAATCGAACCGGGCGATGTGGCATCCGTCTTCGCCACCGTAATGTTCGACCAGCTGTTCACCAACGGCTTCTTCCACGCTGACCCGCACCCGGGCAACATCTTCGTCACGCCGATCGACGCCCCACCCGGTCAACGGTCGTGGAAGCTGACCTTCATCGATTTCGGGATGATGGGGGAGGTGTCCGCCAGCACCCGTGCCGGCCTGCGGAAACTGCTGATTGCCGCGGCGTCTCGCGATGGGAAGGGACTCGTCGACGCCATGGGTTCCGTCGGAGTGCTGCTGCCGACCGCTGAAACAGCTGAGCTCGAACGGGCGATGGTTCAGCTGTTCGCGCGGTTCGGTGGCATGGGCTTCGCCGAGCTGCGCGACGTCGACCCGCGCGAGTTCCGTGATTTCGCTATCGAGTTCGGTGACGTTGTGCGCTCGTTGCCGTTCCAGCTGCCCGAGAATTTCCTGCTAGTCATCCGGGCCATGTCGCTGACGTCCGGTGTGTGCAGCTCGCTCGACCCCAAGTTCAACCTGTGGGATTCCATCGAGCCGTACGCCACGCAATTGCTGCGCGACGAGGGTGGGAACGTGGTGAAGGATGCTGCCCAGCAGGTTCTCGACGTCGCCGGCCTCGCCCTGCGGTTGCCCCGGCGCCTGGACGACCTCATCACCCGGTTTCACGACGGCACGGTTTCGGTGCAGAGCTCCGCCCTCGACCGCCGGGTGGCACGGCTGGAACGGATCGCACAGCGTGCGGTATCGGCGATCCTGTTCGCCGGTTTGCTCGTCGGCGGTGCCCTCGTCCGCGACGCGGATGCCGTGTTCGGCACGGTTCTGATGGCCGTGTCTGCAGTACCGTTGCTGCACGCGCTCTTCGCGCCCCGGCGCTAA